One part of the Ochotona princeps isolate mOchPri1 chromosome 3, mOchPri1.hap1, whole genome shotgun sequence genome encodes these proteins:
- the PWP2 gene encoding periodic tryptophan protein 2 homolog isoform X1, with translation MKFAYRFSNLLGTVYRRGNLNFTCDGNSVISPVGNRVTVFDLKNNKSDTLPLATRYNVKCVGLSPDGRLAIIVDEGGSALLVSLVGRSVLHHFHFKGSVHSVCFSPDGRKFVVTKGSIAQMYHAPGRKREFNAFVLDKTYFGPYDETTGIDWSDDSKCFAVGSKDMSTWVFGAERWDNLIYYALGGHKDAIVACFFESNSLDLYTVSQDGALCVWHCDTPPEGLRLKAPRGWQADLLQRGAEEEHQEEDEEGERGTTIRGKTTPTEEEKKGKVKYSRVAKYFFNKEGDFNNLTAAAYHKKVHLLVTGFASGIFHLHELPEFNLIHSLSVSDQRISSVAINSTGDWIAFGCSGLGQLLVWEWQSESYVLKQQGHFNSMVSLAYSPDGQYIVTGGDDGKVKVWNTLSGFCFVTFTEHSSGVTGVTFTATGYVIVTSSMDGTVRAFDLHRYRNFRTLTSPRPTQFSCVAVDSSGEIVCAGAQDSFEIFVWSMQTGRLLDVLSGHEGPISGLCFNPMKSILASASWDKTVRLWDMYDSWRTKETLALTSDALAVTFRPDGAELAVATLNSHITFWDPENAVQKGSIEGRHDLKTGRKELDKITAKHSAKGKAFTTLCYSADGQSVLAGGMSKFVCIYHVREQILMKKFEISSNLSLDAMEEFLNRRKMTEFGNLALIDQDAGEEDGVAVPLPGVRKGDMSSRHFKPEIRVTSLRFSPTGRCWAATTTEGLLIYSLDSQILFDPFELDTSVTPGRVREALRQCEFTRAILLALRLNEHKLVQEALEAVPRDEIEVVGASLPELYVEKVLEFLAASMETSHHLEFYLTWTQRLLLRHGHKLKARAGTLLPTVQFLQKALQRHRDDLAKLCDWNRYNIQYALALSQQRGLKRSLAALGSEDEEEDLHLLAGAAGEAV, from the exons ATGAAGTTCGCTTACAGG TTTTCCAACCTGCTGGGTACCGTGTATCGGCGAGGGAACTTGAACTTCACTTGCGATGGCAACTCAGTCATCAGCCCTGTGGGAAACAGAGTCACTGTGTTTGACCTGAAGAA CAACAAGTCCGACACGCTGCCGCTGGCCACCCGTTACAATGTCAAGTGCGTGGGGCTGTCCCCGGATGGTCGCCTGGCCATCATCGTTGACGAAG GGGGAAGTGCGCTGCTGGTCAGCCTGGTGGGCCGCTCGGTGCTCCACCACTTCCACTTCAAGGGCTCTGTGCACAGTGTGTGCTTCTCCCCAGACGGCAG GAAGTTTGTTGTCACCAAGGGCAGCATAGCTCAGATGTACCATGCACCCGGGAGGAAGCGAGAGTTCAACGCGTTTGTCCTGGACAAGACCTACTTCGGACCCTACGACGAGACCACGGGCATCGACTGGAGCGATGACTCTAA GTGCTTCGCAGTTGGCAGCAAGGACATGTCCACCTGGGTGTTCGGGGCTGAGCGCTGGGACAACCTCATTTACTATGCCCTCGGGGGACACAAGGATGCCATCGTGGCCTGCTTCTTTGAGTCCAACAGCCTGGAC CTATACACGGTGAGCCAGGATGGTGCACTGTGCGTGTGGCACTGTGACACGCCCCCTGAGGGCCTGCGGCTCAAAGCCCCCAGGGGCTGGCAGGCGGACCTGCTGCAGCGGGGGGCGGAGGAGGAGCAccaggaggaggacgaggagggagagagagggaccaCCATCCGTGGAAAAACCACACCAACCGAAgaggagaagaaagggaaagtgaAGTACTCCCGGGTCGCCAA GTATTTCTTCAATAAAGAGGGTGATTTTAATAACCTCACAGCGGCAGCATACCATAAGAAGGTTCACCTCTTGGTCACTGGTTTTGCTTCTGGAATCTTCCATCTTCATGAGCTCCCCGAGTTCAACCTCATCCATTCCCTGAG CGTCTCCGACCAGAGGATCTCCTCGGTGGCCATCAACAGCACAGGCGACTGGATCGCATTCGGCTGCTCAG gcctgggccagctgctGGTGTGGGAGTGGCAGAGCGAGTCGTATGTCCTGAAGCAGCAAGGCCACTTCAACAGCATGGTGTCGCTGGCCTACTCCCCCGACGGCCAGTACATCGTCACCGGTGGGGACGATGGCAAG GTCAAGGTGTGGAACACCCTCAGCGGCTTCTGCTTTGTCACCTTCACGGAGCACTCCAGTGGTGTCACCGGGGTGACCTTCACGGCCACTGGTTATGTCATCGTGACCTCGTCCATGGATGGCACTGTGCGCGCCTTCGACCTGCACAG GTACCGTAACTTCCGCACATTGACGTCCCCACGTCCCACCCAGTTCTCTTGTGTGGCTGTGGACTCAAGTGGGGAGATTGTGTGCGCAGGGGCCCAGGACTCCTTCGAGATCTTCGTGTGGTCTATGCAGACAGGCAGGCTCCTGGAC GTTTTGTCTGGGCACGAGGGGCCGATCAGTGGCCTGTGTTTCAACCCAATGAAGTCGATCCTGGCCAGCGCCTCCTGGGACAAGACAGTCCGCCTGTGGGACATGTATGACAGCTGGAGGACCAAAGAGACGCTGGCCCTGACCTCTGATG CTCTGGCCGTGACTTTCCGCCCTGATGGGGCAGAGCTGGCTGTGGCCACGCTGAATTCGCACATCACCTTCTGGGACCCGGAGAACGCCGTGCAGAAGGGCTCCATCGAAGGCAGGCATGACCTCAAGACGGGCAGGAAGGAGCTGGACAAGATCACCGCCAAGCACTCGGCCAAGGGCAA GGCCTTCACCACCCTCTGCTACTCGGCGGACGGCCAGAGCGTCCTGGCGGGAGGCATGTCCAAGTTCGTGTGCATCTACCACGTCAGGGAGCAGATCCTCATGAAGAAGTTTGAAATCTCCAGCAACCTGTCCCTGGACGCCATGGAG GAGTTTCTGAACCGGAGGAAGATGACGGAGTTTGGCAACCTGGCACTCATTGATCAGGACGCTGGGGAGGAGGACGGCGTGGCAGTGCCCCTGCCCGGAGTGAGGAAAG gggacatgagttcTCGGCACTTCAAGCCTGAGATCCGGGTGACTTCGCTCCGCTTCTCTCCGACCG GGCGCTGCTGGGCAGCCACCACCACTGAGGGCCTGCTCATCTACTCCCTGGACTCGCAGATACTATTCGACCCCTTTGAGCTGGACACGAGCGTCACCCCAGGGCGCGTCCGTGAAGCCCTGCGCCAGTGTGAGTTCACCCGTGCCATCCTCCTGGCCCTGCGGCTGAATGAACACAAGCTGGTGCAGGAGGCCCTGGAAGCTGTGCCACGGGatgaga TTGAGGTGGTGGGCGCCTCGCTGCCCGAGCTGTACGTGGAGAAAgttctggagttcctggctgcgtCCATGGAGACATCCCACCACCTCGAGTTCTACCTGACGTGGACACAGAGGCTGCTCCTGCGGCATGGGCACAAGCTCAAGGCCAG GGCAGGGACGCTGCTGCCCACCGTGCAGTTCCTGCAGAAGGCCCTCCAGCGGCACCGCGACGACCTCGCCAAGCT CTGTGACTGGAACCGCTACAACATACAGTACGCCCTGGCGCTTTCCCAGCAGCGGGGCCTGAAGCGCAGCTTGGCGGCACTGGGCAgtgaggacgaggaggaggacctgcacctgctggccggAGCTGCTGGGGAGGCAGTGTAG
- the PWP2 gene encoding periodic tryptophan protein 2 homolog isoform X2: MKFAYRFSNLLGTVYRRGNLNFTCDGNSVISPVGNRVTVFDLKNNKSDTLPLATRYNVKCVGLSPDGRLAIIVDEGGSALLVSLVGRSVLHHFHFKGSVHSVCFSPDGRKFVVTKGSIAQMYHAPGRKREFNAFVLDKTYFGPYDETTGIDWSDDSKCFAVGSKDMSTWVFGAERWDNLIYYALGGHKDAIVACFFESNSLDLYTVSQDGALCVWHCDTPPEGLRLKAPRGWQADLLQRGAEEEHQEEDEEGERGTTIRGKTTPTEEEKKGKVKYSRVAKYFFNKEGDFNNLTAAAYHKKVHLLVTGFASGIFHLHELPEFNLIHSLSVSDQRISSVAINSTGDWIAFGCSGLGQLLVWEWQSESYVLKQQGHFNSMVSLAYSPDGQYIVTGGDDGKVKVWNTLSGFCFVTFTEHSSGVTGVTFTATGYVIVTSSMDGTVRAFDLHRYRNFRTLTSPRPTQFSCVAVDSSGEIVCAGAQDSFEIFVWSMQTGRLLDVLSGHEGPISGLCFNPMKSILASASWDKTVRLWDMYDSWRTKETLALTSDALAVTFRPDGAELAVATLNSHITFWDPENAVQKGSIEGRHDLKTGRKELDKITAKHSAKGKAFTTLCYSADGQSVLAGGMSKFVCIYHVREQILMKKFEISSNLSLDAMEEFLNRRKMTEFGNLALIDQDAGEEDGVAVPLPGVRKGDMSSRHFKPEIRVTSLRFSPTGRCWAATTTEGLLIYSLDSQILFDPFELDTSVTPGRVREALRQCEFTRAILLALRLNEHKLVQEALEAVPRDESD, encoded by the exons ATGAAGTTCGCTTACAGG TTTTCCAACCTGCTGGGTACCGTGTATCGGCGAGGGAACTTGAACTTCACTTGCGATGGCAACTCAGTCATCAGCCCTGTGGGAAACAGAGTCACTGTGTTTGACCTGAAGAA CAACAAGTCCGACACGCTGCCGCTGGCCACCCGTTACAATGTCAAGTGCGTGGGGCTGTCCCCGGATGGTCGCCTGGCCATCATCGTTGACGAAG GGGGAAGTGCGCTGCTGGTCAGCCTGGTGGGCCGCTCGGTGCTCCACCACTTCCACTTCAAGGGCTCTGTGCACAGTGTGTGCTTCTCCCCAGACGGCAG GAAGTTTGTTGTCACCAAGGGCAGCATAGCTCAGATGTACCATGCACCCGGGAGGAAGCGAGAGTTCAACGCGTTTGTCCTGGACAAGACCTACTTCGGACCCTACGACGAGACCACGGGCATCGACTGGAGCGATGACTCTAA GTGCTTCGCAGTTGGCAGCAAGGACATGTCCACCTGGGTGTTCGGGGCTGAGCGCTGGGACAACCTCATTTACTATGCCCTCGGGGGACACAAGGATGCCATCGTGGCCTGCTTCTTTGAGTCCAACAGCCTGGAC CTATACACGGTGAGCCAGGATGGTGCACTGTGCGTGTGGCACTGTGACACGCCCCCTGAGGGCCTGCGGCTCAAAGCCCCCAGGGGCTGGCAGGCGGACCTGCTGCAGCGGGGGGCGGAGGAGGAGCAccaggaggaggacgaggagggagagagagggaccaCCATCCGTGGAAAAACCACACCAACCGAAgaggagaagaaagggaaagtgaAGTACTCCCGGGTCGCCAA GTATTTCTTCAATAAAGAGGGTGATTTTAATAACCTCACAGCGGCAGCATACCATAAGAAGGTTCACCTCTTGGTCACTGGTTTTGCTTCTGGAATCTTCCATCTTCATGAGCTCCCCGAGTTCAACCTCATCCATTCCCTGAG CGTCTCCGACCAGAGGATCTCCTCGGTGGCCATCAACAGCACAGGCGACTGGATCGCATTCGGCTGCTCAG gcctgggccagctgctGGTGTGGGAGTGGCAGAGCGAGTCGTATGTCCTGAAGCAGCAAGGCCACTTCAACAGCATGGTGTCGCTGGCCTACTCCCCCGACGGCCAGTACATCGTCACCGGTGGGGACGATGGCAAG GTCAAGGTGTGGAACACCCTCAGCGGCTTCTGCTTTGTCACCTTCACGGAGCACTCCAGTGGTGTCACCGGGGTGACCTTCACGGCCACTGGTTATGTCATCGTGACCTCGTCCATGGATGGCACTGTGCGCGCCTTCGACCTGCACAG GTACCGTAACTTCCGCACATTGACGTCCCCACGTCCCACCCAGTTCTCTTGTGTGGCTGTGGACTCAAGTGGGGAGATTGTGTGCGCAGGGGCCCAGGACTCCTTCGAGATCTTCGTGTGGTCTATGCAGACAGGCAGGCTCCTGGAC GTTTTGTCTGGGCACGAGGGGCCGATCAGTGGCCTGTGTTTCAACCCAATGAAGTCGATCCTGGCCAGCGCCTCCTGGGACAAGACAGTCCGCCTGTGGGACATGTATGACAGCTGGAGGACCAAAGAGACGCTGGCCCTGACCTCTGATG CTCTGGCCGTGACTTTCCGCCCTGATGGGGCAGAGCTGGCTGTGGCCACGCTGAATTCGCACATCACCTTCTGGGACCCGGAGAACGCCGTGCAGAAGGGCTCCATCGAAGGCAGGCATGACCTCAAGACGGGCAGGAAGGAGCTGGACAAGATCACCGCCAAGCACTCGGCCAAGGGCAA GGCCTTCACCACCCTCTGCTACTCGGCGGACGGCCAGAGCGTCCTGGCGGGAGGCATGTCCAAGTTCGTGTGCATCTACCACGTCAGGGAGCAGATCCTCATGAAGAAGTTTGAAATCTCCAGCAACCTGTCCCTGGACGCCATGGAG GAGTTTCTGAACCGGAGGAAGATGACGGAGTTTGGCAACCTGGCACTCATTGATCAGGACGCTGGGGAGGAGGACGGCGTGGCAGTGCCCCTGCCCGGAGTGAGGAAAG gggacatgagttcTCGGCACTTCAAGCCTGAGATCCGGGTGACTTCGCTCCGCTTCTCTCCGACCG GGCGCTGCTGGGCAGCCACCACCACTGAGGGCCTGCTCATCTACTCCCTGGACTCGCAGATACTATTCGACCCCTTTGAGCTGGACACGAGCGTCACCCCAGGGCGCGTCCGTGAAGCCCTGCGCCAGTGTGAGTTCACCCGTGCCATCCTCCTGGCCCTGCGGCTGAATGAACACAAGCTGGTGCAGGAGGCCCTGGAAGCTGTGCCACGGGatgagagtga TTGA